The Isachenkonia alkalipeptolytica genomic sequence TAATAGCCTCTTTGCCGCATCTCTTTTTTGCTCCTCGGTGTCCTCCCCCAGTAGATTAAGGGGTTCTAGGAGAACTTCCAACAGGGTAAACCTTCCATTGGTAGCGGAGAAGGGGTCCTGAAACACCATCTGCACCCCATTTTTTCTACGGATAAAATTATTTCCTTGAAGACTTTCCCCTTCGAACTCCACCACGCCGGAATCCCTCCTTAGCATACCGCTTAGGATGTTGGCAAAGGTCGTTTTCCCCGAGCCCGACGCTCCGATTAGGGCAACAATTTCTCCGGACCGTATGGAAATACTGCAGTCTTTACATCCTACCACCTTTTCTTTTTTCACGGAGTAGCTCTTATGAATATTCACAGCCCGCAGTAAGGTTTTAATCCCTTGGAAATTGCAGGCAACCTGACGTTCAATGGCCACGTATTCCAGCTCCGGTTGTCGGATGGCGCAGATTTTTTCTTGCTGGCAACAACGCTCTCGAAACACACATCCTCCCTTTTCCAACTCTTTCCCCGCCAGTTCCTTTTCCCGGGTTACTTGGGGTACCCCCCACAAATCCTGATAGGGATTCATATCCACCGAAGCGTGCAACAATCCCCTGGTATAAACATGCATGGGATTTTCCAATACTTCCTTGGTGATGCCTTTTTCCAACACCCGCCCTTCATACATAATCATGATGTTATGACTGAGTTTATTCATGACGTAAATATCGTGGGAAATTAGAAGCATGGAGAAATTCTCCCGCCGGTGTAATTCCTGTAATAAGTCTAGGATTTCTTCCTTTCCCATAGCATCCAAGGCCGTGGTGGGCTCGTCCACGATCAATAGCTCCGGATCACAGGATAGGGCCATGGCAATCAACACTCTTTGACGCATGCCTCCCGATAATTGATGGGGGTAGGCCTCCATCCACTTTTCCTGTAGCCCCACCTTCTTACAAAGTTCTTTAAGCTTTTCCTTTTGCTGCTTCCGGTTGAGATGTAAATGCCGCTTAATTCCTTCCAAAATCTGCTCCTTAATAGAAAGGACGGGGTTTAATACATCCAGGTGGTTTTGGTATACCAGGCTGACTTTTTTCCACCGCAGCTTATTCAAGGCTTTAGAATTCATATCCATGATTTCTTCCCCTCGAAAGCGAATACTCCCCTCCACCCGGGTCTTTTGGTTATGTAACTGCAGAATGGCCAGGGCAATGGAGGTTTTCCCGCTGCCTGACTCTCCCATTATGCCTAAAATTCGTCCTTCCTTAATGGCAAAACTCCCTTTGTTTACGGCGATGACCGATTCCCTTTCCGAAGGGTATTCCACGGTCAGATCTCGAACTTCCAATAGAACTTTTCCTTTTTCCACCTTCTCACCTTCCCAAGTAAATATTTTCAACCTCTTTGCTGATAAAGGATACCGAAAGTACCAACAGGATAATAAACAACAAGGGAGAGATCACCCACCATTTCCAAAAATCCGTAAAATAAATTCCCCTAAAGCCCAGGGCATGGTTCAAAATCAGTCCCCAGCTTTTGTTGGTGGGGTCTCCCAGTCCCAAAAAAGAAAGCCCTGCCTCCGCAACCACCGCCCGGCTGATCAGTCGAATGAAACTGACCATTAAGAGGGCAAAGATTTCCGGCATAAAATGCTTCCTTGTAATATAGAAAATCCCCCCGCCATAACTTTTGGCGATGTTGATAAAGGGTTCCTCCTTTAAGGAAAGAATTCTTGAACGAACCATCCGGGCGGGTCTAGCCCAGGAAAAAAGGCTGAGGACCAAAACAATATTCACAATACTCGGTCCGAAAAACCCTCCCAGCACCACCATCGTCGGAAGCTGGGGCACCACCAGCATCATATCCACCAGGGCCATGATTTTTTCATCGACACCGCCGCCGTAATATCCGGCGATAATCCCCAAACTGCCACCGAGGGCCACGGAAATCAAAGCGGTACTCAATCCTACAAGCAAGCTGATCCGGGTTCCATAAACCAATTGCGCCCATAGGTCAATACCCAAATCATCGGTTCCCAGAAAATGGTCTCCGGAAGGGGGTACCAGACCAGGCCCGGATGGGATTTCATGGGGATGGGTTGTTAAAAGCCCGGCAAAGACTGCCAGTATCAAGAAGCTTGTTAGCACCCCCAGGGCCACCTTTCCACCAAGAGAAAACTTTTTCATTGTGTTTGTTAGTCGTTCCATTTATATCACCCTAGGGTCCAGTCTTTTGTATATCACATCGGATAAATAGTTCATCGACAATACAAACAAAGTCATAAAAATAAACACCCCTTGAATTAAAGGATAATCCCGAAGGGTTACCGCCTCTCGCATCAACCTTCCGATGCCCGGATAATTAAACACGTTCTCGACCAGCAAGGCTCCACCCATGGCCTGCCCGAAGCTTAAGAAAATCCGAGTGACAATGGGAAGAAAGGCATTTTTCAACCCGTGATAAAAAAGAATTCGAGTACGACTCAAGCCTTTTGCCTTTGCCATCATCATGTAGGGTTTGTCAATGATGGATACCATGGTGTTTCTTGCAATCAGATAGAATCCCCCCATACCGGTAATGGTAAGGGCCGTAATGGGCAGTAGGGAATGATGGAGAATATCCAGGATCTGTTCTCCCCGGGAGGCGTAGTCTCGAAAATGGGTCATCCCTCCGGATAAGGGAAACAGATTTAAATAGGCACCGAAGAAAAATAATAACAAAAGACCGATCATGAACCCGGGAATCTCCGAAAGGGTGATAAAAAAGGAATACAAAAACTGATCAATTCCGGTATTTTTTTTATAACCGGAAATTACTCCAAAAAACACACCAATCAATGCACTGAGCCCCACGCTAATGCCCACCAAAAACAAGGTCCAGGGAAGACGATTGAAAATCACCGTGCCCACATCCTGTTTAAACTGAATGCTATAGCCCAGATCCCCTTGTAGAATCCCGATCATATAAGAGGCGTATTGATGGACCAAGGGACGGTCCAGGCCATAGTAGGCTCTGTATCGCTGAATATCCTCTTCGGAATAGGTGGTATGGACCTCTCCCTCATCGGCGGAGAGCACGGTGAAGGGGTCCCCGGGCATCAAGCGGGGCAAAAAG encodes the following:
- a CDS encoding ABC transporter permease → MKPNRRKMKLSQYAVTILLILTLNFFLPRLMPGDPFTVLSADEGEVHTTYSEEDIQRYRAYYGLDRPLVHQYASYMIGILQGDLGYSIQFKQDVGTVIFNRLPWTLFLVGISVGLSALIGVFFGVISGYKKNTGIDQFLYSFFITLSEIPGFMIGLLLLFFFGAYLNLFPLSGGMTHFRDYASRGEQILDILHHSLLPITALTITGMGGFYLIARNTMVSIIDKPYMMMAKAKGLSRTRILFYHGLKNAFLPIVTRIFLSFGQAMGGALLVENVFNYPGIGRLMREAVTLRDYPLIQGVFIFMTLFVLSMNYLSDVIYKRLDPRVI
- a CDS encoding ABC transporter ATP-binding protein translates to MEKGKVLLEVRDLTVEYPSERESVIAVNKGSFAIKEGRILGIMGESGSGKTSIALAILQLHNQKTRVEGSIRFRGEEIMDMNSKALNKLRWKKVSLVYQNHLDVLNPVLSIKEQILEGIKRHLHLNRKQQKEKLKELCKKVGLQEKWMEAYPHQLSGGMRQRVLIAMALSCDPELLIVDEPTTALDAMGKEEILDLLQELHRRENFSMLLISHDIYVMNKLSHNIMIMYEGRVLEKGITKEVLENPMHVYTRGLLHASVDMNPYQDLWGVPQVTREKELAGKELEKGGCVFRERCCQQEKICAIRQPELEYVAIERQVACNFQGIKTLLRAVNIHKSYSVKKEKVVGCKDCSISIRSGEIVALIGASGSGKTTFANILSGMLRRDSGVVEFEGESLQGNNFIRRKNGVQMVFQDPFSATNGRFTLLEVLLEPLNLLGEDTEEQKRDAAKRLLESVGLSTKEDFMSRRCSSLSGGQRQRLALARGLIMEPKLLIADEISSMLDPSTKANVLRLLKGLQNQYGFAMLYITHDLALARKISNKVCIMYRGEIVESGSVQKVFTDPKTSYAKALLKNLPSIDVGGER
- a CDS encoding ABC transporter permease, with the translated sequence MERLTNTMKKFSLGGKVALGVLTSFLILAVFAGLLTTHPHEIPSGPGLVPPSGDHFLGTDDLGIDLWAQLVYGTRISLLVGLSTALISVALGGSLGIIAGYYGGGVDEKIMALVDMMLVVPQLPTMVVLGGFFGPSIVNIVLVLSLFSWARPARMVRSRILSLKEEPFINIAKSYGGGIFYITRKHFMPEIFALLMVSFIRLISRAVVAEAGLSFLGLGDPTNKSWGLILNHALGFRGIYFTDFWKWWVISPLLFIILLVLSVSFISKEVENIYLGR